The DNA region CCGCTCTTAGCAGCTCCCAACAGAGGGGTCCTGAAATCCACGTTATTACCCTCTTCCACAAGACATTCCATAGTACCAAACCTAGAGTACAGGCAAGCAAAATTAAATGCCCAGTCAGCATCGACGTTCAGGTTGTTAATTCGGGCAGCCTTCAATATGATGCGCACAATCTCTGTATTCCCAAAACTAGACGCTTGAACCAAAGAATAATTGAAAATGCCACTCTCCACACCCCCTTTCACCAGCATACCAAACAAACCTGGTATTGCAGTAGTTTCCCAATTCCCAGATGTGCAACCCAGATCGAAAGAAGTAGAGGATAAATATAGGGGAAGGCAAGCAGCATAGAAGGCCATTGAGAAGTCTTTTGATGTAAGCTGGATACCAGCAAGATCTAGAAAGGTTTTCAATGCCGATAACTGAAGTTGGATCTCATCAACCTGTACGTTGTAATTAGCTCTATCCTTACTACCCCGATGACCACTAAAATTGAAGCCTGGCCCTATCCATTCAATAAACTCATGAATTTCCTTAGCAATAGGTTCTCCCTCTAATAACACATGACCATCGCATTCCAGGACAAAATCACGTAACCTCTGAGCCATTTCAGTGACTGCACATGCAATAGTACTTGTCGTTCGGCCATGAAAAGCTTGAACACACGATGCCATAAATGAAGTCCTCACAACAGCTGAGCCGAAGTCATGTGCACCATTGGCGACGATCTTCTCAATCAGACCCATGATTGCATTGCTTTCTTCCTGGGTGCTTAAGAACCATACTGAGTCCAAGGTGATGCACAAAGCATCATTCAGAGCTTGTGGACCAGCTAACAGAATCAAGCTCTCTGATAGCTTCCAATCATAAAAACTCACCGCACGCTGAAACAAGTTACCCCACTCATTACTTTCTTGCGTTGTGAGTTTCTGTACTGGCCTAAATGTCTCACTTTTCTCCATATTATCGACCACAAACAAATCTACTCAAACTATCAATCAATTTTCACAAACAGAACCATCAAAGAGGAATAAGACGATAACGAAAGAAACCCATTTGCTCCATTGCCTCAGAATTTCAATTCCACCAAA from Malus domestica chromosome 01, GDT2T_hap1 includes:
- the LOC103434290 gene encoding ankyrin repeat protein SKIP35-like, whose product is MEKSETFRPVQKLTTQESNEWGNLFQRAVSFYDWKLSESLILLAGPQALNDALCITLDSVWFLSTQEESNAIMGLIEKIVANGAHDFGSAVVRTSFMASCVQAFHGRTTSTIACAVTEMAQRLRDFVLECDGHVLLEGEPIAKEIHEFIEWIGPGFNFSGHRGSKDRANYNVQVDEIQLQLSALKTFLDLAGIQLTSKDFSMAFYAACLPLYLSSTSFDLGCTSGNWETTAIPGLFGMLVKGGVESGIFNYSLVQASSFGNTEIVRIILKAARINNLNVDADWAFNFACLYSRFGTMECLVEEGNNVDFRTPLLGAAKSGCKPVVEWFVKMGCRDTELCIALVAATSSNQADVAAYLLHQLPDDLLAQRSFNILKAVGRVGGVNSLKGVAFLLGSDFLGDPATTYTVADTFAGSGDDDDANPELRAFLQEHWSERAFSDGIRQGQEHYMNIVRVLKWGESPICLAVLPPELRVAIAYLPLYRECVNAAGSRLVSQRLRGQLVEAVTRLGGGVLDGVNQCRELLAVLERRLPQFTS